CAGCCGCCAGATGCTGAGGTGATTCTGGAGACACTAAGCAGACTGCTGCTAAGAGTTCACATCATCATTGAGGAGGCAGAGGGAAAGCGTCTTGCCAATGAAGGGATGCTCCTTCAGTTGCAGATGTTAATAGAAGGGATGTACAGAGGAAACTACTTGCTTGATAGGTTTAAATACCCAGCCCTTCAAGAGGACACAAAGGAGGTGAGTTATGTCTCTTTATCTTCAAAGTTCAATCCAGCCAAGCGTCTTTGTTTCTCCAGTCATAGAAAACCACTGTTTAGCAGCAGCCTAAAAGAGCTACAAGGAATAATTGCTACCATAGAAAAAGGCATTTCTGACATGACGGAGTTTGTTGTATTTTTGAGGAATTATCGAGTAGTGCACGACCAGCCTCGTTACACATACTCAGTTTTGGAAAATTGCATATTTGGTCGTCAAATTGAACAGGAGCAGGTTCTCAGTTTCTTGCTGCAAACAGATCATCTTGGTGATGAAGATTTGGCTGTACTTCCAATAATTGGTCCAAGAAAATGTGGGAAAAGTACTCTAGTCGAGCATGCTTGTCGTGATCATAGGGTGCGCAATCACTACTCTTCGATTTTGTTCTTTAGAGAAAACAACCTGAAGGATGTAAACATGTCAAATCTGAGAGAGTATGCTGTAGTCAAGCACCAAAACTATTCTTCAAGCAAAAGGTTGCTGATAATTATTGAGCTAGCTTGCGATATCTGTGAACAAACATGGGTAAGCTTGAAATCCTTGATGAGTTGCTCGGCCCCTGGGACCAAAATAATCATCACCAGCAGGTCAAATGAGATTGAGAGTCTGGGAACAACAGCAGCTCTTCGGCTAGACCTCCTGCATCCAGAAGCCTACTGGTATTTGTTCAAGACGCTTGCATTTGGAAGCAGGGACACAGATGAGCACCCAAGGCTCGCATCGATTGCCATGGAGATCGCGGCAGAGTACAGAGGGTCCTTTCTGGCTGCATACATCATTGCCGGGTTGCTGAGGGATAATTTCAGTGCCCTGTTCTGGTGCTCTGCTCTGAAGCACCTGAGGGCATACGTGCGCAGCCAGCTCCGCTTGCTTGGTGATCACCCCAACAACCTCTTGCGGAAGGATCAATCGGTGCATTGCTTGAGATTTGCCGAGGCCAGCTATCCCCTGTGGATGTCTAACTACTATGAGACCGACTCCTGTCCGGACCGGGCTCCTAATATCTCGGACATCATGCTAGGAGGTGACACACCTCGCGGGAGGTTTGAGGTTCTGGGATGGAAGTCCAGGATGGCGCCTTACTACAGCTACATGATATGCTGCACCACGGAAGCGCCAGGACACGCGGTCTGCAGGAAGCACAGCTAGGCGCTGTAGGGTTAGTTCTGTGATAATGGTTTATGCACTTTGTGGTGAACGAacatttctttctcctttttcttgtaTGGTGAACAACCATTAATCGACACTGCTATTGTGTATTGTGGATCTCCCTGACATCCAAGTTCTGTAATCATCTGTGATCTGAACTACGGTAGTTCAGTCTCGgtagtaattatataattatattgtgtTTCTCCCTGGCTAGCTGGTGCTGTGATGCATCAGGGTGGAGACCATCATCCTCTTGCAATATGTCTAGTTCTGTAATCAGTAGTGCAGTACTCATCTCTGCCTGCTTGTTTTCTTTCGCTAATAAGCACACTTTGGTTATAACAACTGCATTGCCGATGACAGCCTTAACAATCAAAATGGATTGTTTAGTTTGGAGCTAATTTTTCTCCGCTACTCGCATGTTTGCTTTGCTACCAATTTTTATCCACGTTTAATTTTTCGTAAAATCTACATGATGAACGCACATGATTTAAGCTTAACGAGCGACGAACGCTTAGATGTCCAATCCTGAGCGAGGGACCAGACCAGCAAAATAAGGAAATAACCTAtctaggccttgtttagttgccaaaatttttttggcaaaacatcacatcgaacgtttgaccggatgtcggaaggagttttcggatacgaatgaaaaaacaaattttagataccgcctggaaaccgcgagatgaatcttttaagtctaattaatccgtcgttagtatatgttggttactgtagccgttaatcatgtcctaattaggctcaaaagattcgtctcacgatttccccaataagtatataattagttttaatattcatgtatatttaatacttcatttaggtgtccaaaaattcgatgtgttttttttggaaaagtttttgaaaactaaacagggccctAGTCACAAGACCGAGGGTGTTCAACCAACCTAAAAATCCTATGCTTCACAtataattttctcttaaactaTTCATCCGGACGACGATCTGATTACACTGTTGCGTtcgtaacaattaaatctttataacaaaataagacATGATTATATTCtgataaaaattacaaattacttttgtaatatatccaaattatttttagattttattaagttatattttagacatataaaagtaaatttaataCGACATaagtaatttacatatattataaaagtaacttaaaacaaaataagtaaCTTGTCATTAGAAGTAACCCTCTGTTGTAGGGTGTTGattaaatctaatttttagatagactTATGTTTTTATCCCCACAATAGATTTCTTTTAATGCCTAACaagttactttattttttattttaagttacatctataatatatataaattgcttttagattttactaaatctatttttatgactacgaagtaatttaatgaaatctaaaagtaatttaggtatattataaaagtaatttatatttttttataaaaacataaccaTGTGATATCttgttataaagatttaattgttacTAACACAATGATGTAATCGGATCGtaaattgaataaataatttaagagaaatttctacgggaagaaaaaaatggtacagtatagtttttttttttagttttggctgCCGCCCGTTGATAAACATGTTGCGTCGTTGGTTAGAACTAACACGATACTGTGCGCTAGGCAGGCATGTccttaatttttatacaacaaaaatttaaatctaccAAAATTGTTTTGGCACTGCTAAAATTTTGGCAGCGCAAAAGTTTGCACCCGCACTGTGGAAATGGCCGACGGGTGGGCAACGAGCCGACAatgttagagcaggtacaataggtGCAATGAGGtactactataaatatattttaaaaatataaaagggtataaacaaactataaacatattttgaaaaggtaagaggggagagagaagaaagatgTGTTACTAAGCCAGTTATATATGGgctccaaaacaaaatgtgtgtataacATATGGGgctatatattgatgttttgtaggtaactattgtatgaattggctattagattgactatagttGAATTAAAGCCAGTAGTTGCCTAtactattgagcctaattaatccataattaacaaatgttcACTGTAGCATTATAtacgctaatcatagattaattagactcattagattcgcctcacgaattagtccaagattatggataagttttatttacagattacgcttactattttataataagtgttcaaatatatgatataactaagtgctaaagtttagccccgaAACAAACACCCCGTACGGCTTGGCCTTTCAGCTTTCCCCGTACGGCCGTATACGGTATATCCACTTCCCAGCAGCCAATCCTTCCACCGCGTGGTGGAGCGATGGGGGCCAGTCGGAGCCTTCACTCCGGCGATGCGCTCggccgcgcgggcggcggACCTCCTTCGAGGGCTTctcgcgcggcgccggcgcactGCACTCCACCGCGGCGGCCCGGTGGCGTGCGCGCGGACCTTGTTTGGCGTGCTTCTTCGTGCTGCCAGGCTGATCTCCGGCCCCCGCGGGCCACGCCAATGCTCGGGCCTATGGGTAAGCAACGAACCCTTGATTCGATTTGACTTTTGCAGATTGTCTACTTGTATcattagaaaataaagatgGATGCAATTGGAATGTTAAATTGGTCAAATATGAATGTAAAATGAGGTAAATGTAAGATGCCGTATGCTTGCAGTAATTGTAGATAGTTTCATCTTAGTTGATAATCCGTCAAACGCACGGCGTTGAACAAACCACGTGGTTCGCCTGCGTTGACCAAACAATGCACGCAAGATGTTTGAACTCATCCAGCCGGAGATCAGTTTGTGTCCTGAATCAATTTAGTATCCCCAGAGCAAGAAACCGCTTCCTCATCCATTGCGAGAGTTTCAGAATGGTTCTGGGTGATCTTTTGAGCAGATCCATATCCCTATTTGTCCACAAATTCTACCAgcattttatcttaaaaaaaaacaaattctacCAGCAGAAGATGGGCATGGGGGTATACCTGCAATAGTGCAATGTCTGCACGATCGAGGCAACTGTCTGAGGGGCGGCACATTACAAATCAAGCGATGCTCTGGCAGCTTCGGATGCTAAGAGAACATGCACTATAAAGGATACTACTAGGTTGATACTATCAAGTTTACTGGGTTGATACTTTCAAGCATGGAATGATTGATAATGAGATGGTGGTCAATGATGAGGTTGGTGGTCACTCATTTTCCTTCCCCAAAACTTTGACCTTCCAAAGCGGCTCTGTTTCTTCAGTAGGCCGTTTAACATGTCATTTCAATGTGAGGAGGTCAAGATGCCTGGTAGCTGATGATATGAAAgaatttgttgttttcttgAAGGGGTATCCTCACATATGCGTTAACCTGCCCACACTTTGTTTTGGAAATATGCATGTTTGGTCGCCAAGCAGAAATGGAGAGGATATCTGTTGTTACAAAAGTCTCTGGGGCAGAATATTTGGTGATTCTTCCAATAATATGTCCAGCAAGAGTTGGAAACTGAAGTAGTACTCTTGTCAAGCATGCTTGCTATAACCAGAGGGTGCATAATTTCTTCTATTCTATTATTTTCTGTATACTGGAAGTGATATTGGAAGCAAAAAACTTTTCTGATCTGACAGAGTGGTGTCGTCAAGAATCAAACTTGTGTTGCACTTGAATGGTCATGTATCCTTGTTGAATTTCTTGAGGATGGTAATGTAGATGAGGAAAACTGAGAAGGTCGTACTCTTCACGAAGCTGCATATCAAGTGGGAGtaagattattattattacaagTGGTCTGAAAGGTTCATGAATGCTTGAACAACTCGACCTCTTGTgctaaaattttgagaaatttaaAGTTCTTTAGAAAGTACTTAGATGCATCAAATAtagcgtaaaattttggtaccttaggGTACCTAGTACTTGGATACACTAAGTTTttacactataaaatataaagtgTAGTGGCCTATTGGCACTTCCTCAGCATTCTTTCCTTCGGAAGCACAAACCCTGAGGAGAACCCATTTTTAGCATCAACATATATGAAACTAGCACCAGAGCTATTTGGTTGTTTCATAGGTGCAAATGTCTTTGTTTCCTTATACTGAGCTTTCCAATTCAGAAACACCCTGTTCTTTTTGGTGAACACCCACATACTCTTCTttagaaaaatcacaaaatacaTCTTTGGGGAAATCTTAGGGATCCAAAACTTTTCTACCTATGGCTGTAAAACGTTACCCCAGCCCAAAGGAATGATGTTACTGGAACTGCTAATGCTCATGGGAAATTTGAAATCCTAGTGTAGAAAGCAAGAGGCATATAATGGTTAAGAGGAAGTGGTCTTGTCattggggggtgggggtggggtgggtttggtttgatattcaGGTCCGTTGATTTGAGTATTTAGTTTCAGTTGAGCATGTTAACTTGGGCATCTCTTATGTGAAGGAATCACTATGTGTGCGCATTGAACGGATCCGGTGTGGTATTGTAGCAATTTATTGCTATTTTAGAAGTTGATTAGGCTGAATTGTTACCTATTTTCTTAATTCCAGAGATAAGCCTTTTGTGGGTCAATTCATCCAAACGATGTAAGGATGGGTTGTATCTTTTTCCGTTAAAATCAATATGAAGGAATTAGTCTGGTCTCCTCATATGTTTAgtacaatgaaaaataaggaTCAGCTACCAATGTATATACAAACAGTATGTAAAACGTCATATCTCATTTCTTCAATGTAACTAGGGGATTACCTCGTGCAATTTTGGGTGGGCTGGATAATGAAAGTagaattatatttgttatgCAACTCTCAAattctatttctatatatttagatttcttAGACAACTCTTGGCCTATTTCCATAGATACAATTGTATTTTGTATACAACTAATCGATCAATTaacattattataatttggatCCATCATAATCTAACGGttcaaattttt
This is a stretch of genomic DNA from Oryza brachyantha chromosome 1, ObraRS2, whole genome shotgun sequence. It encodes these proteins:
- the LOC102717661 gene encoding uncharacterized protein LOC102717661 isoform X2 — translated: MNTLVPAAITDIASRLASSAIKKYWQPPDAEVILETLSRLLLRVHIIIEEAEGKRLANEGMLLQLQMLIEGMYRGNYLLDRFKYPALQEDTKEEQVLSFLLQTDHLGDEDLAVLPIIGPRKCGKSTLVEHACRDHRVRNHYSSILFFRENNLKDVNMSNLREYAVVKHQNYSSSKRLLIIIELACDICEQTWVSLKSLMSCSAPGTKIIITSRSNEIESLGTTAALRLDLLHPEAYWYLFKTLAFGSRDTDEHPRLASIAMEIAAEYRGSFLAAYIIAGLLRDNFSALFWCSALKHLRAYVRSQLRLLGDHPNNLLRKDQSVHCLRFAEASYPLWMSNYYETDSCPDRAPNISDIMLGGDTPRGRFEVLGWKSRMAPYYSYMICCTTEAPGHAVCRKHS
- the LOC102717661 gene encoding uncharacterized protein LOC102717661 isoform X1; protein product: MNTLVPAAITDIASRLASSAIKKYWQPPDAEVILETLSRLLLRVHIIIEEAEGKRLANEGMLLQLQMLIEGMYRGNYLLDRFKYPALQEDTKEVSYVSLSSKFNPAKRLCFSSHRKPLFSSSLKELQGIIATIEKGISDMTEFVVFLRNYRVVHDQPRYTYSVLENCIFGRQIEQEQVLSFLLQTDHLGDEDLAVLPIIGPRKCGKSTLVEHACRDHRVRNHYSSILFFRENNLKDVNMSNLREYAVVKHQNYSSSKRLLIIIELACDICEQTWVSLKSLMSCSAPGTKIIITSRSNEIESLGTTAALRLDLLHPEAYWYLFKTLAFGSRDTDEHPRLASIAMEIAAEYRGSFLAAYIIAGLLRDNFSALFWCSALKHLRAYVRSQLRLLGDHPNNLLRKDQSVHCLRFAEASYPLWMSNYYETDSCPDRAPNISDIMLGGDTPRGRFEVLGWKSRMAPYYSYMICCTTEAPGHAVCRKHS